The Erigeron canadensis isolate Cc75 chromosome 4, C_canadensis_v1, whole genome shotgun sequence genome window below encodes:
- the LOC122595992 gene encoding uncharacterized protein LOC122595992 isoform X2 — MAPSPALRCSPGREPRADNHKRGRSLESGIPLKQIDDDLALFNEVQSRERDNFLLQANDDFEDIFTNNLRNFSDYKLGINIPARGESSDLLRAEEDKNDYEWLMTPPDTPLFSSLDDEVPQVNPAHRGRPRTQPISISGSSTMEKSHRSSRASASPNRVSLSPRSHNSTLEGRGRASSAHSASPPTTLKPTTSSLRSSPPSRKPISPLPRASTPTPPRRLSTGSNGTMSSRGSRGNSPSPKVKAWQSTIPGFSTEVPPNLRTSLADRPASYVRGSSPASRSSRQSMSPTASRSISSSHSHERDRFSSHSKGSAGSSAEDDMESLSSVLIGSAQRSNPRKAGGFQKNKGSVSKNPSKVVSSSSAPKRSFDLALRQMDHKRGPQNMFRPLLSSVPSSTFHGVISNSSPHPVISMNSSVTTSSNASSGAGVPGIHDPQASQDDAISGYVEMQDHDVDDEVFVIEKDDTLDESRNLGYHEPAKSTTFLAYDDVANINGQRDLLICSKCGRKYSPVELENDAKLCADCIELYSPFTIVDPIAGSGSEVEATTIMEPQMATAEVKAQSSQYDDVVKDNQSTYGEPNCNFLSASSLSRSRSAECESKQVSDHMADFSNSKIGSLEGAGITILLKRSNSIKGAVVRNTNFSASSISYDDFSYVRDSTNSLRSVSVSSSVDLGAYKQADTRFQRQMSSTKSEIENYKCDQNTKHRRSGSSLSGTSSHAFRPSSLGTSTLDSGDVQINNEENGTFTLEMDDETDIQPTPNQTHVDSGESLLINTPKGEGFEIAEDSGPQDTSALQTCTFENDTTDVIEVPLDAVSGGELDQTGRSSPALECDMSPSSTSSIEVLNENGIVSTEDHDTSNHASNSVESIVLVGHERGLRRRSLTLEEATDTILFCSSIVHNMVHNAATIAIEKEKQLDPSDDTGSWPLIPATRKSDLDKLELQSTAKRPSKSQRSKHRKEVGTEPTEAPNTTETEGKTEQPKTRIVGIRDPNNGDSKKPPMLESKCNCTIM; from the exons ATGGCTCCGTCACCGGCATTGAGATGTTCTCCAGGGAGGGAACCAAGAGCCGATAATCATAAAAGAGGTCGCAGTCTCGAAAGTGGGATACCGTTGAAACAGATAGACGATGATCTTGCTTTATTCAATGAGGTGCAAAGTAGAGAAAGAGATAACTTTTTGCTTCAAGCCAACGATGATTTTGAAGACATTTTCA CAAATAATCTGCGGAACTTTTCTGATTACAAGCTTGGGATAAATATTCCTGCTCGAGGAGAAAGTAGTGATCTTCTTCGTGCAGAAGAGGATAAAAACGATTATGAATG GTTAATGACTCCTCCAGACACGCCTCTATTTTCATCATTGGACGATGAAGTGCCACAAGTTAATCCTGCACATAGGGGTAGACCTCGAACTCAACCTATTTCAATCTCCGGATCATCAACT ATGGAGAAGAGCCATAGAAGCAGTAGAGCCAGTGCTAGCCCAAACCGCGTGAGCCTATCTCCCCGATCTCATAATAGCACGCTGGAAGGTAGAGGCCGAGCATCTTCAGCACATAGTGCTAGTCCACCTACTACATTAAAACCTACCACCTCCTCCCTTAGATCATCTCCACCGTCCCGGAAACCCATATCACCACTTCCACGGGCCTCAACACCCACTCCACCACGGAGATTGAGTACCGGTTCTAATGGTACAATGAGTTCACGGGGTAGCAGAGGAAATTCACCCTCACCAAAAGTAAAGGCATGGCAGTCCACTATTCCGGGTTTTTCGACTGAGGTCCCACCGAATCTCAGAACCTCTCTGGCTGATCGACCCGCATCGTATGTTCGTGGCTCTTCACCAGCTTCAAGAAGTAGCAGACAATCAATGTCACCGACTGCTTCTAGAAGCATCAGTTCATCTCACAGTCACGAGAGAGATAGATTCAGTTCACATAGTAAAGGTTCAGCTGGGTCATCTGCTGAGGATGATATGGAATCTCTTTCTTCTGTTCTTATTGGCAGCGCACAGCGGTCAAATCCAAGAAAAGCTGGCGGCTTTCAGAAAAATAAAGGCTCTGTTTCTAAAAATCCGAGTAAAGTGGTTTCTTCTAGCTCAGCTCCTAAGAGATCATTTGACCTCGCACTTAGACAAATG GATCATAAAAGAGGTCCTCAGAATATGTTTAGACCTCTCCTCTCTAGTGTCCCGAGTTCAACATTTCATGGTGTGATATCCAATAGTTCTCCTCATCCTGTAATTTCTATGAATTCCTCGGTGACAACTAGTAGTAATGCAAGTTCTGGGGCTGGGGTACCTGGTATCCATGATCCTCAAGCAAGCCAGGACGATGCAATTAGCGGGTATGTAGAGATGCAAGATCATGATGTAGATGATGAAGTGTTTGTGATTGAGAAAGATGACACTTTAGATGAGTCAAGAAATCTAGGGTATCATGAGCCTGCTAAATCAACCACTTTTTTGGCATATGATGATGTCGCAAACATCAATGGTCAAAGGGATTTGTTAATTTGTTCTAAATGTGGCCGCAAGTACTCTCCTGTTGAATTAGAAAATGACGCTAAGCTTTGTGCGGATTGTATAGAGTTGTACTCACCTTTTACTATCGTAGACCCAATAGCAGGTTCAGGGTCTGAAGTCGAGGCAACTACAATAATGGAGCCACAAATGGCTACAGCCGAAGTCAAAGCACAATCCAGTCAATACGATGATGTAGTCAAGGACAATCAAAGTACATATGGAGAACCAAATTGTAACTTTTTGTCAGCAAGTTCTCTCTCTCGATCTCGGTCAGCAGAATGTGAGTCAAAGCAAGTCAGCGATCACATGGCTGacttttcaaattcaaaaattGGATCTTTAGAAGGTGCAGGTATTACAATTCTGTTAAAAAGGTCAAATAGCATAAAGGGGGCAGTTGTGCGGAACACAAACTTTTCAGCAAGTAGCATCTCGTACGATGATTTTTCATACGTTAGAGACAGTACAAATAGCTTGAGAAGTGTTTCTGTCTCATCTTCTGTTGACCTTGGAGCCTACAAACAAGCCGATACCCGTTTTCAACGTCAAATGAGTAGCACAAAATCTGAAATTGAAAATTACAAGTGTGACCAAAATACAAAACATCGTCGCAGTGGGTCATCATTGTCTGGAACGTCTAGCCATGCTTTCCGTCCTTCAAGTCTGGGAACAAGCACACTTGATTCAGGAGATGTTCAAATAAATAATGAAGAGAATGGCACTTTTACCCTTGAAATGGATGATGAGACTGACATTCAACCAACCCCGAATCAAACGCATGTTGATTCTGGGGaatctttgttaattaatactCCAAAAGGTGAAGGATTTGAGATAGCTGAAGACTCGGGACCTCAAGATACTAGTGCTTTACAGACATGTACATTTGAGAATGATACAACTGATGTAATAGAAGTTCCACTGGATGCAGTTTCAGGAGGTGAATTAGATCAAACAGGTCGATCTTCTCCTGCTTTAGAATGTGACATGTCACCAAGTTCAACAAGCAGCATAGAAGTTCTAAACGAAAATGGGATTGTTTCCACTGAGGACCATGATACTTCCAATCATGCAAGCAATAGTGTTG AATCAATCGTTTTAGTTGGGCATGAAAGAGGACTGAGGCGAAGAAGCTTGACACTAGAAGAAGCAACCGACACAATACTCTTTTGCAGCTCAATAGTTCACAATATGGTTCATAATGCTGCAACCATAGCCATCGAGAAGGAAAAACAATTGGACCCATCAGATGATACCGGTTCTTGGCCACTGATTCCAGCCACCCGAAAATCTGATCTTGATAAACTGGAGCTTCAAAGCACAGCTAAGCGTCCATCAAAGTCCCAAAGATCTAAGCATAGAAAGGAGGTGGGAACGGAACCCACAGAAGCTCCTAACACCACTGAAACAGAAGGTAAAACGGAGCAACCAAAAACCCGTATTGTTGGGATTCGAGATCCAAATAATGGAGATAGCAAGAAACCTCCGATGCTAGAATCTAAATGCAACTGCACAATAATGTAA
- the LOC122595992 gene encoding uncharacterized protein LOC122595992 isoform X1, which yields MAPSPALRCSPGREPRADNHKRGRSLESGIPLKQIDDDLALFNEVQSRERDNFLLQANDDFEDIFTNNLRNFSDYKLGINIPARGESSDLLRAEEDKNDYEWLMTPPDTPLFSSLDDEVPQVNPAHRGRPRTQPISISGSSTMEKSHRSSRASASPNRVSLSPRSHNSTLEGRGRASSAHSASPPTTLKPTTSSLRSSPPSRKPISPLPRASTPTPPRRLSTGSNGTMSSRGSRGNSPSPKVKAWQSTIPGFSTEVPPNLRTSLADRPASYVRGSSPASRSSRQSMSPTASRSISSSHSHERDRFSSHSKGSAGSSAEDDMESLSSVLIGSAQRSNPRKAGGFQKNKGSVSKNPSKVVSSSSAPKRSFDLALRQMDHKRGPQNMFRPLLSSVPSSTFHGVISNSSPHPVISMNSSVTTSSNASSGAGVPGIHDPQASQDDAISGYVEMQDHDVDDEVFVIEKDDTLDESRNLGYHEPAKSTTFLAYDDVANINGQRDLLICSKCGRKYSPVELENDAKLCADCIELYSPFTIVDPIAGSGSEVEATTIMEPQMATAEVKAQSSQYDDVVKDNQSTYGEPNCNFLSASSLSRSRSAECESKQVSDHMADFSNSKIGSLEGAGITILLKRSNSIKGAVVRNTNFSASSISYDDFSYVRDSTNSLRSVSVSSSVDLGAYKQADTRFQRQMSSTKSEIENYKCDQNTKHRRSGSSLSGTSSHAFRPSSLGTSTLDSGDVQINNEENGTFTLEMDDETDIQPTPNQTHVDSGESLLINTPKGEGFEIAEDSGPQDTSALQTCTFENDTTDVIEVPLDAVSGGELDQTGRSSPALECDMSPSSTSSIEVLNENGIVSTEDHDTSNHASNSVEESIVLVGHERGLRRRSLTLEEATDTILFCSSIVHNMVHNAATIAIEKEKQLDPSDDTGSWPLIPATRKSDLDKLELQSTAKRPSKSQRSKHRKEVGTEPTEAPNTTETEGKTEQPKTRIVGIRDPNNGDSKKPPMLESKCNCTIM from the exons ATGGCTCCGTCACCGGCATTGAGATGTTCTCCAGGGAGGGAACCAAGAGCCGATAATCATAAAAGAGGTCGCAGTCTCGAAAGTGGGATACCGTTGAAACAGATAGACGATGATCTTGCTTTATTCAATGAGGTGCAAAGTAGAGAAAGAGATAACTTTTTGCTTCAAGCCAACGATGATTTTGAAGACATTTTCA CAAATAATCTGCGGAACTTTTCTGATTACAAGCTTGGGATAAATATTCCTGCTCGAGGAGAAAGTAGTGATCTTCTTCGTGCAGAAGAGGATAAAAACGATTATGAATG GTTAATGACTCCTCCAGACACGCCTCTATTTTCATCATTGGACGATGAAGTGCCACAAGTTAATCCTGCACATAGGGGTAGACCTCGAACTCAACCTATTTCAATCTCCGGATCATCAACT ATGGAGAAGAGCCATAGAAGCAGTAGAGCCAGTGCTAGCCCAAACCGCGTGAGCCTATCTCCCCGATCTCATAATAGCACGCTGGAAGGTAGAGGCCGAGCATCTTCAGCACATAGTGCTAGTCCACCTACTACATTAAAACCTACCACCTCCTCCCTTAGATCATCTCCACCGTCCCGGAAACCCATATCACCACTTCCACGGGCCTCAACACCCACTCCACCACGGAGATTGAGTACCGGTTCTAATGGTACAATGAGTTCACGGGGTAGCAGAGGAAATTCACCCTCACCAAAAGTAAAGGCATGGCAGTCCACTATTCCGGGTTTTTCGACTGAGGTCCCACCGAATCTCAGAACCTCTCTGGCTGATCGACCCGCATCGTATGTTCGTGGCTCTTCACCAGCTTCAAGAAGTAGCAGACAATCAATGTCACCGACTGCTTCTAGAAGCATCAGTTCATCTCACAGTCACGAGAGAGATAGATTCAGTTCACATAGTAAAGGTTCAGCTGGGTCATCTGCTGAGGATGATATGGAATCTCTTTCTTCTGTTCTTATTGGCAGCGCACAGCGGTCAAATCCAAGAAAAGCTGGCGGCTTTCAGAAAAATAAAGGCTCTGTTTCTAAAAATCCGAGTAAAGTGGTTTCTTCTAGCTCAGCTCCTAAGAGATCATTTGACCTCGCACTTAGACAAATG GATCATAAAAGAGGTCCTCAGAATATGTTTAGACCTCTCCTCTCTAGTGTCCCGAGTTCAACATTTCATGGTGTGATATCCAATAGTTCTCCTCATCCTGTAATTTCTATGAATTCCTCGGTGACAACTAGTAGTAATGCAAGTTCTGGGGCTGGGGTACCTGGTATCCATGATCCTCAAGCAAGCCAGGACGATGCAATTAGCGGGTATGTAGAGATGCAAGATCATGATGTAGATGATGAAGTGTTTGTGATTGAGAAAGATGACACTTTAGATGAGTCAAGAAATCTAGGGTATCATGAGCCTGCTAAATCAACCACTTTTTTGGCATATGATGATGTCGCAAACATCAATGGTCAAAGGGATTTGTTAATTTGTTCTAAATGTGGCCGCAAGTACTCTCCTGTTGAATTAGAAAATGACGCTAAGCTTTGTGCGGATTGTATAGAGTTGTACTCACCTTTTACTATCGTAGACCCAATAGCAGGTTCAGGGTCTGAAGTCGAGGCAACTACAATAATGGAGCCACAAATGGCTACAGCCGAAGTCAAAGCACAATCCAGTCAATACGATGATGTAGTCAAGGACAATCAAAGTACATATGGAGAACCAAATTGTAACTTTTTGTCAGCAAGTTCTCTCTCTCGATCTCGGTCAGCAGAATGTGAGTCAAAGCAAGTCAGCGATCACATGGCTGacttttcaaattcaaaaattGGATCTTTAGAAGGTGCAGGTATTACAATTCTGTTAAAAAGGTCAAATAGCATAAAGGGGGCAGTTGTGCGGAACACAAACTTTTCAGCAAGTAGCATCTCGTACGATGATTTTTCATACGTTAGAGACAGTACAAATAGCTTGAGAAGTGTTTCTGTCTCATCTTCTGTTGACCTTGGAGCCTACAAACAAGCCGATACCCGTTTTCAACGTCAAATGAGTAGCACAAAATCTGAAATTGAAAATTACAAGTGTGACCAAAATACAAAACATCGTCGCAGTGGGTCATCATTGTCTGGAACGTCTAGCCATGCTTTCCGTCCTTCAAGTCTGGGAACAAGCACACTTGATTCAGGAGATGTTCAAATAAATAATGAAGAGAATGGCACTTTTACCCTTGAAATGGATGATGAGACTGACATTCAACCAACCCCGAATCAAACGCATGTTGATTCTGGGGaatctttgttaattaatactCCAAAAGGTGAAGGATTTGAGATAGCTGAAGACTCGGGACCTCAAGATACTAGTGCTTTACAGACATGTACATTTGAGAATGATACAACTGATGTAATAGAAGTTCCACTGGATGCAGTTTCAGGAGGTGAATTAGATCAAACAGGTCGATCTTCTCCTGCTTTAGAATGTGACATGTCACCAAGTTCAACAAGCAGCATAGAAGTTCTAAACGAAAATGGGATTGTTTCCACTGAGGACCATGATACTTCCAATCATGCAAGCAATAGTGTTG AAGAATCAATCGTTTTAGTTGGGCATGAAAGAGGACTGAGGCGAAGAAGCTTGACACTAGAAGAAGCAACCGACACAATACTCTTTTGCAGCTCAATAGTTCACAATATGGTTCATAATGCTGCAACCATAGCCATCGAGAAGGAAAAACAATTGGACCCATCAGATGATACCGGTTCTTGGCCACTGATTCCAGCCACCCGAAAATCTGATCTTGATAAACTGGAGCTTCAAAGCACAGCTAAGCGTCCATCAAAGTCCCAAAGATCTAAGCATAGAAAGGAGGTGGGAACGGAACCCACAGAAGCTCCTAACACCACTGAAACAGAAGGTAAAACGGAGCAACCAAAAACCCGTATTGTTGGGATTCGAGATCCAAATAATGGAGATAGCAAGAAACCTCCGATGCTAGAATCTAAATGCAACTGCACAATAATGTAA